In Thunnus maccoyii chromosome 11, fThuMac1.1, whole genome shotgun sequence, one genomic interval encodes:
- the LOC121907610 gene encoding 4F2 cell-surface antigen heavy chain-like isoform X2, translating into MHFQELPVYVNVSVTLNKYTEVDIKEVELHEMTGDVQTVGRNKNGSLKRKVLSTDELMKDAGTLGPVFWLVFGLFIVVLVGEILYIVLTPGCKPVSEMNWWNKGPLYQISDLVAFSDGLAGVEKKLDYISELGVKGLVLGPLHTIQVDQPDTLNLTEINPTQGTEAALVALLEKAHKKGISVVLDLTPNYLGASPWFRTGDLDDVMEKVTTAAAHWLRLGVDGIKISDLSHASMSPDWSKLQSAVQGDNTEDTKKRLLMGVVEGVSAAEVSQLITSSGVDLVLSDLLSSKTGGVEHIKDMNILHSQQRNVGWGLGAARLDQLSKQVISQDLIRLYQLLLFTMPGTPVFTYEDEIGLQAQGGKMVWDIEREPAEGAVEAERKKHVAIRKWFRSLSELRGKKPSLLNGDFYPLHSRASSLAFLRMWDQSERYITAVNWGAASERLSLTPEPTVGLVLPEKVKVKLSTDPSLEAESTVSLDRIILAPRQGVLLEYPACFFNRTLVSRS; encoded by the exons ATGCATTTCCAAGAGCTGCCTGTCTATGTTAATG TCTCTGTCACCCTGAATAAGTACACTGAGGTTGATATCAAAGAAGTGGAGCTACATGAGATGACAGGTGACGTCCAGACTGTAGGCCGAAACAAAAATGGCAGCCTCAAGCGGAAGGTTCTGTCTACAGATGAGCTGATGAAGGATGCTGGCACTCTAGG ACCGGTGTTTTGGCTAGTGTTTGGGCTTTTCATCGTGGTCCTGGTTGGAGAAATACTTTACATAGTCCTGACCCCTGGCTGCAAACCCGTCTCTGAGATGAACTGGTGGAACAAAGGACCTCTGTACCAGATATCTGACCTTGTGGCCTTCTCTGACGGACTGGCAG GTGTTGAGAAAAAGTTGGACTACATCAGCGAGTTAGGGGTGAAAGGCCTGGTTCTGGGCCCTCTTCACACCATACAGGTCGACCAGCCGGACACCCTGAATCTGACAGAGATCAACCCGACCCAGGGAACAGAAGCAGCCCTGGTTGCCCTGCTGGAAAAGGCCCACAAGAAGG GCATTTCTGTGGTTCTTGACCTGACTCCAAACTACCTGGGAGCTTCTCCCTGGTTCAGAACGGGTGATCTTGACGATGTGATGGAGAAAGTCACG ACTGCAGCGGCTCACTGGCTGCGGTTGGGTGTTGATGGCATCAAGATATCTGACCTCAGTCATGCCTCCATGTCTCCTGATTGGTCAAAGCTGCAGTCTGCCGTCCAGGGCGACAACACTGAGGACACCAAGAAGAG GCTGCTGATGGGTGTGGTGGAAGGTGTTTCAGCTGCAGAGGTGTCTCAGCTCATCACTTCCTCTGGTGTCGATCTCGTCCTGTCTGACCTGCTCAGCTCCAAAACAGGGG GTGTGGAGCACATCAAGGACATGAACATCCTTCACTCTCAGCAGAGAAATGTGGGCTGGGGTCTCGGTGCCGCCCGACTGGACCAGCTGTCTAAACAAGTCATTTCTCAAGACCTGATCcgtctctaccaactcctgcTGTTCACCATGCCGGGAACTCCGGTGTTCACCTACGAAGACGAGATCGGCCTTCAGGCACAG GGTGGAAAGATGGTTTGGGACATAGAGAGGGAACCTGCTGAAGGAGCTGTTGAG GCTGAGCGGAAGAAACACGTTGCTATAAGGAAGTGGTTCAGATCCCTCAGCGAACTGCGAGGCAAAAAGCCCTCTCTCCTCAACGGCGACTTCTACCCTCTCCACTCCCGCGCCTCCTCCCTCGCTTTCCTCCGCATGTGGGACCAGAGCGAGAGATACATAACAGCTGTCAACTGGGGAGCAGCGTCTGAGAGACTCTCACTCACACCGGAACCTACAG TGGGACTAGTGTTGCCAGAGAAAGTCAAGGTCAAGCTGTCAACTGACCCGAGCCTGGAGGCAGAATCCACAGTCAGCCTGGACAGAATCATCCTGGCACCCAGACAAGGAGTCCTGCTGGAGTATCCCGcttgtttttttaacaggacACTAGTCAGTCGGTCCTAA
- the LOC121907610 gene encoding 4F2 cell-surface antigen heavy chain-like isoform X1, translating to MLMVCYNSKCYKYEVVFSVTLNKYTEVDIKEVELHEMTGDVQTVGRNKNGSLKRKVLSTDELMKDAGTLGPVFWLVFGLFIVVLVGEILYIVLTPGCKPVSEMNWWNKGPLYQISDLVAFSDGLAGVEKKLDYISELGVKGLVLGPLHTIQVDQPDTLNLTEINPTQGTEAALVALLEKAHKKGISVVLDLTPNYLGASPWFRTGDLDDVMEKVTTAAAHWLRLGVDGIKISDLSHASMSPDWSKLQSAVQGDNTEDTKKRLLMGVVEGVSAAEVSQLITSSGVDLVLSDLLSSKTGGVEHIKDMNILHSQQRNVGWGLGAARLDQLSKQVISQDLIRLYQLLLFTMPGTPVFTYEDEIGLQAQGGKMVWDIEREPAEGAVEAERKKHVAIRKWFRSLSELRGKKPSLLNGDFYPLHSRASSLAFLRMWDQSERYITAVNWGAASERLSLTPEPTVGLVLPEKVKVKLSTDPSLEAESTVSLDRIILAPRQGVLLEYPACFFNRTLVSRS from the exons ATGTTAATGGTTTGTTACAACAGCAAATGCTATAAATACGAAGTAGTGT TCTCTGTCACCCTGAATAAGTACACTGAGGTTGATATCAAAGAAGTGGAGCTACATGAGATGACAGGTGACGTCCAGACTGTAGGCCGAAACAAAAATGGCAGCCTCAAGCGGAAGGTTCTGTCTACAGATGAGCTGATGAAGGATGCTGGCACTCTAGG ACCGGTGTTTTGGCTAGTGTTTGGGCTTTTCATCGTGGTCCTGGTTGGAGAAATACTTTACATAGTCCTGACCCCTGGCTGCAAACCCGTCTCTGAGATGAACTGGTGGAACAAAGGACCTCTGTACCAGATATCTGACCTTGTGGCCTTCTCTGACGGACTGGCAG GTGTTGAGAAAAAGTTGGACTACATCAGCGAGTTAGGGGTGAAAGGCCTGGTTCTGGGCCCTCTTCACACCATACAGGTCGACCAGCCGGACACCCTGAATCTGACAGAGATCAACCCGACCCAGGGAACAGAAGCAGCCCTGGTTGCCCTGCTGGAAAAGGCCCACAAGAAGG GCATTTCTGTGGTTCTTGACCTGACTCCAAACTACCTGGGAGCTTCTCCCTGGTTCAGAACGGGTGATCTTGACGATGTGATGGAGAAAGTCACG ACTGCAGCGGCTCACTGGCTGCGGTTGGGTGTTGATGGCATCAAGATATCTGACCTCAGTCATGCCTCCATGTCTCCTGATTGGTCAAAGCTGCAGTCTGCCGTCCAGGGCGACAACACTGAGGACACCAAGAAGAG GCTGCTGATGGGTGTGGTGGAAGGTGTTTCAGCTGCAGAGGTGTCTCAGCTCATCACTTCCTCTGGTGTCGATCTCGTCCTGTCTGACCTGCTCAGCTCCAAAACAGGGG GTGTGGAGCACATCAAGGACATGAACATCCTTCACTCTCAGCAGAGAAATGTGGGCTGGGGTCTCGGTGCCGCCCGACTGGACCAGCTGTCTAAACAAGTCATTTCTCAAGACCTGATCcgtctctaccaactcctgcTGTTCACCATGCCGGGAACTCCGGTGTTCACCTACGAAGACGAGATCGGCCTTCAGGCACAG GGTGGAAAGATGGTTTGGGACATAGAGAGGGAACCTGCTGAAGGAGCTGTTGAG GCTGAGCGGAAGAAACACGTTGCTATAAGGAAGTGGTTCAGATCCCTCAGCGAACTGCGAGGCAAAAAGCCCTCTCTCCTCAACGGCGACTTCTACCCTCTCCACTCCCGCGCCTCCTCCCTCGCTTTCCTCCGCATGTGGGACCAGAGCGAGAGATACATAACAGCTGTCAACTGGGGAGCAGCGTCTGAGAGACTCTCACTCACACCGGAACCTACAG TGGGACTAGTGTTGCCAGAGAAAGTCAAGGTCAAGCTGTCAACTGACCCGAGCCTGGAGGCAGAATCCACAGTCAGCCTGGACAGAATCATCCTGGCACCCAGACAAGGAGTCCTGCTGGAGTATCCCGcttgtttttttaacaggacACTAGTCAGTCGGTCCTAA